The following are encoded in a window of Mycobacteroides chelonae CCUG 47445 genomic DNA:
- the truA gene encoding tRNA pseudouridine(38-40) synthase TruA, protein MVTPENQPATGDGGGLVRLRLDIAYDGTDFAGWATQVNQRTVAGVLGEAFTTIVGEPVSLYAAGRTDAGVHATGQVAHLDIPHARLPEILGRSRSADAPEFGRLIRRLSRFLPKDVRVLDIRRAPEHFDARFSALRRHYEYRFSTAPFGVLPLERHDVVGWHRPLDVGAMAEASQKLLGLNDFAAFCRHRDGATTIRELQRFDWTVDGHQVSAHVSADAFCWSMVRSLVGAVLVVGEGRRPVQWCADLLKKERRSSDFAAAPARGLTLVGVDYPPDDEMAARVLITRDVRVRKD, encoded by the coding sequence TTGGTCACACCTGAGAACCAGCCCGCTACCGGAGACGGTGGCGGGCTGGTTCGTTTACGGCTCGATATTGCCTATGACGGAACCGATTTCGCGGGATGGGCCACTCAAGTCAACCAACGTACGGTCGCCGGGGTGCTGGGTGAGGCATTCACGACCATCGTGGGGGAGCCGGTCTCGCTGTACGCCGCCGGGCGCACCGACGCGGGCGTACATGCCACGGGCCAGGTAGCGCATCTCGACATCCCGCATGCTCGGCTCCCAGAAATCCTCGGTAGATCCCGCTCCGCGGATGCGCCTGAGTTCGGCAGGCTGATCCGGCGGCTGTCGCGTTTCCTGCCCAAAGACGTGCGCGTGCTCGATATACGGCGTGCCCCCGAGCATTTCGACGCGCGGTTCTCGGCCCTGCGGCGGCACTACGAATATCGGTTCTCCACGGCGCCGTTCGGAGTGCTGCCTCTAGAGCGGCACGATGTCGTCGGATGGCACCGCCCGCTGGACGTCGGGGCCATGGCCGAGGCTTCGCAGAAACTATTGGGGCTGAATGATTTCGCGGCCTTCTGCCGCCATCGTGACGGCGCCACAACGATCCGTGAATTGCAGCGGTTCGACTGGACGGTCGATGGACATCAGGTGTCCGCGCACGTGAGTGCCGACGCGTTCTGCTGGTCGATGGTGCGGTCGTTGGTGGGTGCGGTGCTGGTAGTGGGGGAGGGCAGACGGCCGGTGCAGTGGTGCGCGGACCTGCTCAAGAAGGAAAGGCGTTCAAGCGATTTCGCGGCTGCGCCGGCGCGTGGTCTGACACTGGTCGGTGTGGACTATCCGCCCGATGACGAGATGGCGGCTCGCGTGTTGATCACGCGTGATGTTCGAGTCCGGAAGGACTGA